From a single Nostoc sp. MS1 genomic region:
- the cbiB gene encoding adenosylcobinamide-phosphate synthase CbiB: MTNNIYILIIAAFLDYLIGDPWGWPHPVQFMGWVISRLSKFFLQICQKSLTQRLAGIVLATVLIIGSGGIGWLIIQVTRWLNPVLAIVVESMMLASCFALRSLRNAAIDVLQPLLTGDLVAARQTLNNYVGRDTDNLPESEILRAVLETVTENATDGVMAPLFYALIGTCIPYVGAVPLALAYKASSTLDSMVGYKEAPYTYLGWFSARLEDYLTWLPCRLTVITLGILSGKPGDVWRICRRDAVKDPSPNSGWSECAYAAILGVQMGGTNWYRGVAKEKPLLGDRLSPITSSHIQTALQLTRYCFLLWLGVAIALLLLL; the protein is encoded by the coding sequence ATGACAAATAACATCTATATATTAATCATTGCTGCATTTCTAGATTACTTAATAGGTGATCCTTGGGGTTGGCCTCATCCCGTGCAATTTATGGGCTGGGTGATTTCACGGTTGAGCAAATTTTTTCTCCAAATATGTCAAAAATCTCTAACACAACGGCTAGCTGGAATTGTTTTAGCAACAGTTTTGATTATTGGTAGTGGTGGGATAGGTTGGTTAATTATTCAAGTTACAAGATGGCTCAATCCTGTTTTGGCTATTGTTGTAGAAAGTATGATGTTAGCCAGCTGTTTTGCTTTGAGAAGTTTACGCAACGCTGCTATTGATGTTTTACAACCTTTGTTAACAGGAGATTTAGTAGCAGCTAGACAAACTTTGAATAACTATGTTGGGAGAGATACAGATAACCTTCCAGAATCAGAAATTTTACGAGCAGTTTTAGAAACAGTTACGGAAAATGCCACTGATGGAGTGATGGCTCCATTATTTTACGCCTTAATTGGTACGTGCATTCCCTATGTTGGGGCAGTTCCTTTGGCTTTGGCTTATAAAGCTAGCAGTACTTTGGATTCAATGGTAGGTTATAAAGAAGCACCCTATACATATTTAGGATGGTTCAGTGCGCGGCTAGAAGATTACTTAACTTGGTTGCCTTGCCGTCTCACAGTCATAACTTTAGGAATATTATCGGGCAAACCTGGAGATGTGTGGCGCATTTGTCGCCGGGATGCAGTAAAAGATCCCAGCCCTAACTCTGGCTGGAGTGAGTGCGCCTATGCAGCAATTTTGGGTGTACAGATGGGGGGTACAAATTGGTATCGTGGTGTAGCCAAGGAAAAACCTCTCTTGGGCGATCGCCTTTCTCCCATCACCTCAAGTCACATTCAAACAGCATTACAACTAACTAGATATTGCTTTTTACTCTGGCTAGGGGTGGCGATCGCACTACTGCTGCTACTCTAA
- a CDS encoding IS630 family transposase (programmed frameshift) codes for MKPYSLDFRQKILDTYKTGGISQRQLANKFCVSLGFIEKLLKQYRETASIAPKVRTKQTPPKLNEEQIKILEEIVEAKNDATLKEISLILKEKTGITISISTVDRMLQRIEISLKKKTLHASEKETERVQLLRVQFWLKLHEIPAENLVFIDEAGANLSLIRHSARSKKGKRAHSSRPQKRCKNVSIIGAIALKGVISQYSILGASDGLTFEAYISQKLVPKLWEGAYVIMDNCSIHKGRDIEELIESAGAKLIYLPPYSPDFSPIENCWSKIKNILRSIGAKSYPDLAKAIESAFNQVSLNDIYNWFTHSCYCTSPE; via the exons ATGAAACCATATTCCCTAGACTTTCGCCAAAAAATATTGGATACATATAAAACAGGTGGAATATCACAACGTCAATTAGCAAACAAATTTTGTGTAAGTTTAGGTTTTATTGAGAAATTACTAAAGCAATATAGAGAAACAGCAAGTATCGCTCCTAAAGTGAGGACAAAACAAACTCCTCCAAAGCTCAACGAAGAACAAATTAAGATTCTGGAAGAAATAGTTGAAGCTAAGAATGATGCCACCTTAAAAGAAATTAGCTTAATTCTCAAAGAAAAAACAGGAATAACAATTAGTATATCTACGGTAGACAGGATGTTACAGAGGATAGAAATCAGCCTAAA AAAAAAAACATTGCACGCCTCTGAAAAAGAGACTGAAAGAGTACAATTATTAAGAGTACAGTTCTGGCTTAAACTTCATGAGATACCGGCGGAAAACCTTGTCTTTATTGATGAAGCAGGAGCTAATCTATCTTTAATAAGACACTCCGCCCGTTCTAAAAAAGGTAAAAGAGCGCATAGTTCACGACCTCAAAAACGTTGTAAAAATGTATCCATAATTGGAGCGATTGCTCTCAAAGGCGTGATTAGTCAATATAGCATTTTAGGAGCATCTGATGGGCTAACATTTGAGGCTTACATTTCTCAAAAATTAGTTCCAAAACTGTGGGAAGGCGCTTATGTAATTATGGATAATTGTTCAATTCATAAAGGTAGAGATATTGAGGAATTAATCGAATCTGCTGGAGCTAAATTGATTTATTTACCACCATATTCTCCTGATTTCTCACCCATTGAAAACTGTTGGTCAAAAATTAAAAATATACTACGTTCTATTGGAGCTAAAAGTTATCCAGACTTAGCAAAAGCAATTGAAAGTGCTTTTAACCAAGTCTCGTTAAATGATATTTATAATTGGTTTACCCATTCTTGTTACTGTACTTCACCAGAGTGA
- a CDS encoding response regulator codes for MDNSPIRVLLVDDGENDYVLTRNWFSEFRVAECELEWVDNYEAAKSAIAQRRHDIYLVDYRLGVHSGLELLREAIAAGCLSPIILLTGQGDWEVDLEAMKAGAADYLEKKQLNAPLLERSIRYAIERKQTEKKIRQQAELLDIANDAIFVQDLDGQILFWNQAAERLYGCKKIEAIGTKTRKLWQEKELSLLQQALATLQQEGYWKGELSQITKSGKEIIVESSWTLVHEFADKPQCILIVNTEITQKKQLEAQFLRAQRLESIGTLASGIAHDLNNVLAPILMTAQLLESQIKDERLQRLLPILTTNAKRGANLVRQVLSFTRGLEGERTLLQLKHLIGEIQQVIKETFPKSIEVVAQISQNLWTVSGDATQLHQVLMNLCVNARDAMPKGGSLTITAENLSIDENYAKMNLDAKVGAYVVVTITDTGTGISRDILDRIFEPFFTTKELGKGTGLGLSTVLGIIKSHGGFINVYSEEGKGSQFKVYIPAQDAKEVLDEIELELASGNGELILVVDDEDAIRVITKTSLEAHNYKAITASDGIEAIALYAEHRDEISLVLTDMVMPYMDGLTTIRTLQKMNPDVKIIAVSGLATHDKVNTAYNMGIQAFLPKPYTASQLLEIIRTVKGTI; via the coding sequence ATGGACAACAGTCCAATCAGAGTGCTTTTAGTTGATGATGGCGAAAATGATTACGTTTTAACTCGTAATTGGTTCAGCGAATTTCGGGTAGCTGAGTGCGAACTGGAATGGGTGGACAATTACGAAGCGGCAAAAAGTGCGATCGCTCAACGTCGGCATGACATATATTTAGTAGACTATCGTTTAGGTGTACACAGTGGGTTAGAACTGTTACGCGAAGCAATAGCTGCTGGCTGCTTATCTCCCATAATTCTGCTAACAGGTCAAGGAGATTGGGAAGTAGACTTAGAAGCGATGAAAGCTGGAGCCGCAGACTATCTAGAAAAAAAACAACTGAATGCACCTCTGCTAGAACGTTCTATCCGTTACGCCATTGAGCGCAAACAAACAGAAAAAAAAATCCGCCAACAAGCAGAACTCCTGGATATTGCTAATGATGCTATTTTTGTTCAAGATTTAGATGGGCAAATTTTATTTTGGAACCAAGCAGCAGAACGGTTATACGGTTGCAAAAAAATAGAAGCAATTGGTACAAAGACCCGCAAGCTGTGGCAAGAGAAAGAATTATCATTATTACAACAAGCATTGGCGACTTTGCAGCAAGAGGGTTATTGGAAAGGAGAGTTATCTCAAATTACAAAATCTGGCAAAGAAATTATTGTCGAAAGTAGTTGGACATTAGTACATGAGTTTGCTGATAAGCCTCAATGTATACTCATTGTTAATACTGAAATCACACAAAAAAAGCAACTAGAAGCGCAGTTTCTCCGCGCCCAAAGATTAGAGAGTATCGGCACACTAGCGAGTGGTATTGCTCATGATCTCAACAATGTTCTAGCTCCGATTTTAATGACAGCACAACTTTTAGAATCGCAAATTAAAGATGAACGTTTGCAAAGACTGCTACCGATATTAACTACCAACGCGAAAAGAGGAGCAAATTTAGTTAGGCAAGTATTATCTTTTACTCGCGGTCTTGAGGGTGAACGAACTTTATTACAGTTAAAGCACTTAATTGGAGAAATTCAACAAGTTATCAAAGAAACTTTTCCTAAATCAATTGAAGTTGTAGCCCAAATTTCTCAAAACCTTTGGACTGTTTCTGGTGATGCTACCCAATTGCATCAGGTCTTGATGAACTTGTGTGTGAATGCTCGTGATGCTATGCCCAAAGGTGGTAGTTTAACAATCACTGCGGAAAATCTCTCAATTGATGAGAATTACGCCAAAATGAACTTAGATGCTAAAGTCGGTGCGTATGTGGTAGTGACGATCACCGATACAGGCACAGGTATTAGCCGAGACATATTAGATCGGATATTTGAGCCATTTTTTACTACTAAAGAACTGGGTAAAGGTACAGGGCTAGGGCTTTCTACAGTACTAGGTATTATTAAAAGCCACGGGGGTTTTATTAACGTATATAGTGAAGAGGGAAAGGGTAGTCAATTTAAAGTATATATACCCGCTCAAGATGCCAAAGAAGTTTTAGACGAAATCGAACTGGAACTAGCTTCAGGAAATGGCGAGTTAATTTTAGTTGTAGATGATGAAGATGCCATAAGAGTTATTACAAAAACATCTCTAGAGGCTCATAATTATAAAGCTATTACCGCTAGTGATGGTATTGAAGCGATCGCCTTATACGCCGAACACCGAGACGAAATATCACTGGTACTAACTGATATGGTAATGCCTTACATGGATGGATTAACCACCATTCGGACATTACAAAAGATGAATCCAGATGTCAAAATTATTGCTGTGAGTGGTTTGGCTACCCATGATAAAGTCAATACAGCCTATAATATGGGTATCCAAGCATTTTTACCCAAGCCATACACAGCCAGCCAATTATTAGAAATAATCCGTACAGTTAAAGGTACAATTTAA
- the pyrR gene encoding bifunctional pyr operon transcriptional regulator/uracil phosphoribosyltransferase PyrR has protein sequence MTTPPAKVVEILSAEDLRRTLTRLASQIIERTRDLSQLVLLGIYTRGVPLAEMLARQIETLEGVNVAVGALDITFYRDDLDQIGLRTPAKTNITFDLTGKTVVLVDDVIFKGRTIRAALNAVNEYGRPELIRLAVLVDRGHREVPIHPDFVGKQLPTAKEEVVKVYLQDWDGRDAVELIDY, from the coding sequence ATGACTACGCCACCTGCTAAAGTTGTTGAAATCCTTTCCGCAGAAGACCTCCGTCGTACCTTAACGCGGTTGGCATCTCAAATTATCGAAAGAACAAGAGATTTATCTCAATTGGTACTGCTGGGTATTTATACTAGAGGCGTGCCATTGGCGGAAATGTTAGCGCGTCAGATTGAAACCCTTGAAGGTGTTAATGTAGCGGTAGGTGCTTTAGATATCACTTTTTATCGAGATGACCTTGACCAAATAGGTTTACGAACTCCTGCCAAAACTAACATTACATTTGACTTGACAGGCAAAACAGTTGTTTTAGTAGATGATGTCATATTCAAAGGGCGAACAATTCGGGCAGCTTTGAATGCTGTTAATGAGTATGGGAGACCAGAGTTAATTCGTTTAGCCGTCTTGGTTGATCGGGGTCATCGGGAAGTCCCTATTCATCCAGATTTTGTTGGTAAGCAGTTACCTACAGCAAAAGAAGAAGTAGTTAAGGTTTACTTACAAGACTGGGATGGTAGAGATGCAGTGGAGCTAATTGATTATTAG
- the gatB gene encoding Asp-tRNA(Asn)/Glu-tRNA(Gln) amidotransferase subunit GatB: MTSATTVKTEYEAIIGLETHCQLSTNTKIFSSSSTAFGADPNTNIDPVCMGLPGVLPVLNEKVLEYAVKAGLALNCQIAKYSKFDRKQYFYPDLPKNYQISQYDLPIAEHGWLEIELVDVDGNPKRKRIGITRLHMEEDAGKLVHAGSDRISGSTYSLVDYNRAGVPLVEIVSEPDIRSGQEAAEYAQELRRVLRYLGVSDGNMQEGSLRCDVNISVRPVGQEKFGTKVEIKNMNSFSAIQKAIEYEIERQIEAIESGERIIQETRLWEEGSQRTISMRTKEGSSDYRYFPEPDLAPIEVTDAQLNQWRSELPELPAQKRHRYENELGLSAYDTRVLTEDVIVSQYFEAAIASGANPKAAANWITQDIAAYLNKQKLSITEIGLTPVNLADVITRIESGKISNAQAKQKLPELLTGLSPEKAFAGQELISDRSVLEPIVDEVIAANPKELEKYRNGNTNLKGFFVGQVLKKTDKRADPKLTNELVEKKLNG; the protein is encoded by the coding sequence ATGACTTCTGCTACGACCGTAAAAACAGAGTACGAAGCGATTATCGGTCTAGAAACCCATTGTCAGCTCAGTACGAATACCAAAATTTTCTCAAGTAGCTCAACGGCATTTGGGGCTGATCCTAATACTAACATTGACCCTGTGTGCATGGGTTTACCTGGAGTTTTACCTGTACTCAACGAAAAAGTTCTAGAATACGCTGTTAAAGCAGGTTTGGCCCTGAATTGCCAAATTGCTAAATATAGTAAATTTGACCGTAAACAGTATTTTTATCCAGATTTACCCAAAAATTACCAAATTTCTCAATATGACTTACCCATAGCTGAACATGGTTGGTTGGAGATTGAATTAGTAGATGTTGATGGTAATCCCAAGCGCAAGCGTATTGGGATTACACGCTTGCACATGGAAGAAGACGCAGGTAAATTAGTCCATGCGGGGAGCGATCGCATCTCTGGCTCTACCTATTCCTTGGTAGACTACAACCGTGCAGGTGTGCCATTGGTAGAAATTGTTTCCGAACCAGATATCCGTTCTGGACAAGAAGCCGCCGAATATGCCCAAGAATTACGCCGGGTTTTACGCTATCTCGGTGTGAGTGATGGTAATATGCAGGAAGGTTCTCTGCGTTGTGATGTCAACATATCTGTGCGTCCTGTAGGACAAGAAAAGTTCGGCACGAAGGTAGAAATTAAAAACATGAACTCCTTCAGCGCCATTCAAAAAGCGATTGAGTACGAAATTGAACGGCAAATAGAAGCCATAGAGTCAGGCGAACGCATCATTCAAGAAACGCGGCTGTGGGAAGAAGGTTCACAACGCACAATTAGTATGCGGACTAAAGAAGGTTCTAGCGATTACCGCTACTTCCCCGAACCAGATTTAGCACCCATTGAGGTGACGGATGCACAACTCAATCAATGGCGCAGCGAATTACCAGAACTACCAGCGCAAAAGCGCCACCGTTACGAAAACGAATTGGGACTGTCAGCTTACGATACCAGAGTGCTGACAGAAGATGTGATTGTATCCCAATATTTTGAAGCGGCGATCGCATCTGGTGCAAATCCGAAAGCAGCAGCAAATTGGATTACCCAAGATATCGCCGCCTACCTCAACAAACAAAAACTCAGCATCACCGAAATCGGTTTAACACCTGTTAATCTAGCAGATGTAATTACACGGATTGAATCTGGTAAGATTAGTAACGCCCAAGCTAAACAAAAGTTACCAGAGTTACTCACAGGGTTATCTCCTGAGAAAGCTTTTGCCGGACAAGAACTAATTAGCGATCGCAGCGTTTTAGAACCCATTGTTGATGAGGTGATAGCCGCTAACCCCAAAGAACTGGAAAAATATCGCAACGGTAACACCAACCTTAAGGGCTTTTTCGTTGGGCAAGTGCTGAAAAAGACAGATAAGCGTGCTGACCCCAAACTGACAAACGAATTGGTAGAAAAGAAACTGAACGGCTAA
- a CDS encoding molybdenum cofactor biosynthesis protein MoaE yields the protein MESVLSSTPTTVIKPRIEDSFAITFAPLSLEEIYAKADDGANGAVVVMSGMVRNQTDGKPVVSLEYQAYEPMAMRVFYQIAADIRSLWTGVNRVVIHHRVGHLQVGEISVLVAIGCPHRGEAFEACRYAIDTLKHNAPIWKKEHWQDGSSTWVSIGACEQSGENC from the coding sequence ATGGAATCAGTTTTGTCATCTACGCCTACTACAGTAATTAAGCCAAGAATTGAAGATAGTTTCGCTATTACTTTTGCACCTTTATCTCTAGAAGAGATTTATGCTAAAGCCGATGATGGTGCTAATGGTGCGGTTGTAGTGATGAGTGGCATGGTACGGAACCAAACTGACGGAAAACCTGTAGTTTCTTTAGAATATCAAGCGTATGAACCGATGGCAATGCGGGTATTCTATCAAATAGCGGCTGATATTCGCTCCTTATGGACTGGAGTAAATCGAGTAGTAATTCACCATCGAGTGGGACATTTGCAGGTGGGGGAAATCAGTGTTCTGGTAGCCATTGGTTGTCCACATCGCGGTGAGGCATTTGAAGCTTGTCGCTATGCTATAGATACCCTCAAGCACAACGCACCTATTTGGAAAAAAGAACATTGGCAAGATGGTTCTAGTACCTGGGTGAGTATTGGTGCTTGTGAACAATCAGGAGAAAATTGCTAA
- a CDS encoding AbrB family transcriptional regulator has protein sequence MPKQKKIEPLVGEELLKKVKELESLSKEEKAKQCGYYTVTKNGIERVNMMKFLNALIDAEGIQLDTSPNANGRGGRSASYRISVQSNGNLLIGSAYTTQMNLKPGDQFVITLGKKHIRLRQVDEEEKEALDLAEATA, from the coding sequence ATGCCTAAACAGAAAAAGATTGAACCCCTAGTCGGTGAAGAACTGCTCAAAAAAGTTAAAGAACTTGAGAGCCTGAGCAAAGAAGAAAAAGCTAAACAGTGTGGCTACTATACCGTTACCAAAAATGGTATAGAGCGTGTCAATATGATGAAATTCTTAAATGCCCTAATTGATGCAGAGGGCATTCAGTTAGACACCTCTCCTAACGCCAATGGTCGTGGAGGAAGAAGTGCTAGCTATAGAATTAGTGTGCAGTCGAACGGTAATTTATTGATTGGTTCGGCTTACACAACACAGATGAACCTCAAACCAGGAGACCAGTTCGTTATTACTTTAGGGAAAAAACACATTCGTCTTCGCCAAGTAGATGAAGAAGAAAAAGAAGCTTTAGACCTGGCTGAGGCTACAGCATAA
- a CDS encoding IS630 family transposase (programmed frameshift), producing the protein MGSRLRVFLTPKQDKILFNLRTADVPQKVKDRAEVIRLSAHGWYVEKIADHFDWTAQTVREVLHRWEKQGLEGLWEKAGRGGKSRWAEADMAFLEKCLEQEPRTYNSVQLAQKLEQERSVKLSPDWLRQVLKKGVIWKRTRKSHKGKQDKVLQQIKQADLEMLELSAAAGEIDLKYMDESGFCAWSEPSYSYYFRGQQKRLEQSKRRGRRLSIIGFLQPLISFVYGLVIGGVSRKSYIQMMELEALEAQKAGRIRVIVQDNGPIHRCKEVQQLWTKWEEMGLYIFFLPKYCSEMNPIELEWQHLKKNELASQSFEDELDLAYAVIDGVQNRGEKGNYSTQRVKFNSYSSA; encoded by the exons ATGGGCAGCCGTTTAAGGGTATTTCTGACTCCTAAGCAAGATAAAATTTTGTTCAACCTGAGAACGGCAGATGTACCCCAGAAAGTGAAAGACCGAGCCGAAGTGATCAGATTAAGCGCACATGGTTGGTACGTAGAGAAGATAGCAGATCACTTTGACTGGACTGCCCAAACAGTAAGAGAAGTTTTGCATAGATGGGAAAAACAAGGTCTAGAAGGACTGTGGGAGAAAGCAGGGCGGGGAGGAAAATCAAGGTGGGCAGAAGCTGACATGGCGTTCTTAGAAAAATGCTTGGAGCAAGAACCACGTACATATAATAGTGTTCAATTAGCCCAAAAATTAGAGCAAGAACGCTCCGTGAAATTGAGTCCTGACTGGTTAAGGCAGGTACTC AAAAAGGGGGTCATTTGGAAGCGAACTAGAAAAAGCCACAAAGGAAAGCAAGACAAAGTATTGCAGCAAATCAAACAGGCAGACTTAGAGATGTTGGAATTATCTGCTGCTGCTGGAGAAATCGATTTAAAGTATATGGATGAATCAGGGTTTTGTGCCTGGAGTGAACCCAGTTACAGTTACTACTTCCGAGGTCAGCAAAAACGCCTGGAGCAGAGTAAGCGTCGGGGTCGAAGGTTAAGTATTATTGGGTTTCTTCAACCCCTAATTAGTTTTGTGTACGGTCTAGTGATTGGTGGCGTTTCACGCAAATCCTATATTCAAATGATGGAGCTTGAAGCACTTGAAGCCCAAAAAGCAGGTCGTATCAGAGTCATCGTTCAGGACAACGGCCCGATACATCGGTGCAAAGAAGTTCAGCAATTATGGACAAAGTGGGAAGAGATGGGTTTGTACATCTTCTTTTTACCTAAATATTGCTCAGAGATGAATCCAATTGAATTGGAGTGGCAACACCTGAAAAAAAATGAACTAGCTTCTCAAAGTTTTGAGGATGAATTAGACCTTGCCTATGCTGTCATTGATGGAGTTCAAAATAGAGGAGAAAAGGGAAACTACAGTACGCAACGTGTAAAATTTAACTCTTATTCTTCTGCTTAA
- a CDS encoding RNA ligase family protein has product MTKYPSISTYHALGDKGKLLDECVKFEGEVILTEKVDGTNSRIIMLPDGNYVLGSREELLFAKGDLIGNPALGIVEALKGVADLLPHSGQNMIVAYLELYGGKVTAASKQYTGQKSIGWRLFDVSVFTDISMLFTKSVQELAAWRDNGGQTFLNEDQLKKASIDYGLELTPRLATVEALPTTIEATYELLKEMLPKTKVALDESAGGRSEGIVARTFSRSAIAKIRFEDYERHNKRR; this is encoded by the coding sequence ATGACTAAATATCCAAGTATTTCCACTTATCATGCGTTGGGTGATAAAGGGAAATTGCTTGATGAGTGTGTCAAGTTTGAGGGAGAAGTGATTTTGACCGAGAAAGTAGACGGTACTAACTCTCGTATTATCATGTTACCCGATGGAAATTATGTTTTAGGTAGTAGGGAAGAATTGCTCTTTGCTAAAGGCGATCTCATTGGTAATCCTGCCTTGGGCATTGTAGAGGCTCTCAAAGGTGTTGCAGATTTACTGCCCCACTCAGGGCAAAATATGATTGTTGCTTATCTTGAATTGTATGGTGGGAAAGTCACTGCTGCCAGCAAGCAATATACAGGACAAAAAAGTATTGGTTGGCGACTATTTGATGTATCAGTGTTCACAGATATTTCCATGCTGTTTACTAAGTCTGTACAAGAATTAGCAGCATGGCGAGACAATGGTGGACAGACATTTCTCAATGAAGATCAACTCAAAAAAGCATCTATTGATTATGGGTTAGAATTAACACCAAGATTAGCAACAGTTGAGGCATTACCCACAACTATTGAGGCAACGTATGAGTTACTCAAGGAGATGTTACCAAAAACCAAAGTAGCTCTAGATGAGAGTGCTGGTGGTCGCTCCGAGGGTATTGTTGCCAGAACTTTTTCTAGAAGTGCGATCGCTAAAATTCGTTTTGAGGATTACGAACGTCACAATAAACGTCGTTAG
- a CDS encoding Rrf2 family transcriptional regulator, with amino-acid sequence MKLTTRGHYSVKALLDLSLQPSYGPASVKAIAKRQDIPAPYLEKLLIEMRRAGLVKSIRGSVGGYQLAREPGKISIGQILEAVGENLTNLPNHTPTPGQTEDWVTFSLWQRLNQKLKEALDSITLADLYYDARSWQASLGEEANFVV; translated from the coding sequence ATGAAACTAACAACTAGAGGACATTATAGTGTCAAAGCTTTGCTGGACTTGAGTTTACAGCCAAGTTATGGCCCTGCATCTGTAAAAGCGATCGCTAAACGTCAAGATATTCCTGCCCCCTATCTGGAGAAATTACTAATAGAAATGCGCCGTGCTGGACTAGTAAAATCAATTCGGGGTAGCGTTGGTGGCTATCAACTAGCACGAGAACCAGGAAAAATATCTATAGGGCAAATTTTAGAGGCAGTTGGTGAAAACCTAACTAATTTACCCAACCATACCCCCACCCCAGGACAAACAGAAGATTGGGTAACTTTTAGTCTTTGGCAAAGACTCAACCAGAAACTAAAAGAAGCTTTAGACAGTATTACTCTGGCAGATTTGTATTACGATGCTCGTAGCTGGCAAGCTTCCTTGGGAGAAGAAGCGAATTTTGTAGTTTAG